A region of Sulfurovum sp. DNA encodes the following proteins:
- a CDS encoding ribonuclease HII yields the protein MDRLPLCGIDEAGRGPLAGPLIMTGVILKEKIDGLADSKQLSEKRREILFSQIIQVAHYCIVRFSPEEIDTIGISKCLSRGLRQIQRELPKAHYLFDGNSTFGVANIKTMVKADTKIPEVSAASILAKVTRDREMIEMANIYSKYGFERHKGYATKAHYEALLRYGRCFIHRKSFYVKGLDEIMLFK from the coding sequence ATGGATAGGCTACCTCTTTGTGGTATTGATGAAGCAGGTCGTGGACCACTTGCAGGACCACTGATAATGACTGGTGTCATACTGAAAGAGAAGATAGATGGATTGGCAGACTCTAAACAACTAAGTGAAAAGAGACGGGAAATACTCTTTTCGCAAATTATCCAAGTAGCACACTATTGTATTGTTCGATTCTCACCAGAAGAGATTGATACTATAGGTATCTCAAAATGTCTTTCAAGGGGTCTAAGGCAGATACAACGGGAACTGCCTAAAGCACACTATCTTTTTGATGGCAATAGTACTTTTGGTGTTGCAAATATTAAGACCATGGTCAAAGCTGATACAAAAATACCAGAAGTTTCAGCAGCAAGTATTTTGGCAAAAGTGACACGTGATAGGGAGATGATTGAAATGGCAAACATATACTCAAAGTATGGTTTTGAACGCCATAAAGGATATGCAACCAAGGCACACTATGAAGCATTGCTAAGATACGGCAGATGCTTCATTCACCGTAAAAGCTTTTATGTAAAGGGGCTTGATGAGATTATGCTTTTTAAATAG